A part of Periophthalmus magnuspinnatus isolate fPerMag1 chromosome 14, fPerMag1.2.pri, whole genome shotgun sequence genomic DNA contains:
- the LOC117381808 gene encoding potassium voltage-gated channel subfamily G member 3-like — MKLLSGCTLNVGGRRFPFTSDLVTHLPLSRLSRLNRCVSESELLEFCDDYDRETNELFFDRHSDAFSFIVAYAQHGALRLAPSMCELSFLNELLYWGLDSAELQTCCQRRLDQRMSDCYVHFFPECRFSDYGLFYQSDRHIGEGCGSRWRGWMEAVRRTFEEPTSSLAAQILASLSVLFVLISMVMLCASTLPDWSRDETMETHRLVESICIGWFTAECTLRFLVSQDKCEFVRRPLNVIDILAIAPYYVSVLVSFLTGEDSELQRAGVMLRVLRMMRIFWLIKLARHFLGLQTLGLTLRRCYREMLTLLVFVGVAMAIFSAWAQLLEYGLDLRARNQDYASIPAACWWVIISMTTVGYGDMYPVTVAGRVLGGVCVVSGIVLLALPITFIYHSFVQCYHELKVQSSK; from the exons ATGAAGCTTCTATCAGGCTGTACTTTAAATGTGGGCGGCAGACGGTTCCCGTTCACCTCAGACTTAGTGACCCACCTCCCTCTGAGTCGCCTCAGTCGGTTAAATCGCTGTGTATCAGAGAGTGAACTCTTAGAGTTCTGTGATGACTATGACCGAGAAACCAATGAGCTGTTTTTTGACCGACATTCAGATGCCTTTAGTTTCATTGTGGCGTATGCACAACATGGCGCCCTGCGGCTGGCACCCAGCATGTGTGAACTGTCCTTTCTGAATGAGCTACTTTACTGGGGTCTGGACTCTGCAGAGCTGCAAACATGCTGCCAGAGACGGTTGGACCAGCGCATGAGTGACTGCTATGTGCATTTTTTCCCTGAGTGTCGCTTCAGTGACTATGGACTATTTTATCAGAGTGACAGACATATTGGGGAGGGCTGTGGAAGCAGGTGGCGGGGCTGGATGGAGGCTGTCCGTAGAACCTTTGAGGAACCTACGTCCTCATTGGCTGCTCAGATCCTGGCCTCTTTATCAGTATTGTTTGTACTCATCTCAATGGTGATGCTGTGTGCCAGCACTCTGCCAGACTGGTCTAGGGATGAGACCATGGAGACTCACAG GCTGGTGGAGTCCATATGTATCGGTTGGTTCACAGCCGAGTGCACACTTCGTTTTTTGGTCTCTCAGGACAAGTGTGAGTTTGTGCGTCGGCCCCTGAATGTCATTGACATCCTGGCTATTGCTCCATACTATGTCTCAGTCCTCGTGTCCTTCCTGACTGGTGAGGACTCAGAGCTGCAGAGGGCTGGGGTCATGCTGCGGGTGTTGCGGATGATGCGGATTTTTTGGCTGATCAAACTGGCTCGGCACTTCCTGGGTCTACAGACTCTGGGGCTGACCCTGCGGCGCTGCTACAGGGAGATGCTAACTCTGCTGGTCTTTGTGGGCGTGGCCATGGCCATCTTCAGCGCCTGGGCTCAGCTGCTGGAGTACGGCCTGGAC CTCCGAGCACGAAACCAAGACTACGCCAGCATCCCGGCGGCATGCTGGTGGGTGATCATCTCTATGACGACAGTCGGGTACGGGGACATGTACCCAGTTACAGTGGCTGGGCGAGTTTTAGGTGGTGTCTGCGTGGTGAGTGGCATTGTGTTGCTAGCTCTACCAATCACTTTCATCTACCACAGCTTTGTACAGTGCTACCATGAGCTGAAAGT